The window AGATaaatacacatattcattatacaaattaagattatgcatgtttaacgtcatttaacgtatatacaaaggaagatatttattttatatattgaaacataagtaaaagataaaaattatgtttaacgtaatttgtttattttatttgatatattttttagtataatatttttacaaaatctaagattgattgatttttattattattatattgactATCGACTGCGTGTGATTagtataatttcaaaaaataataaattagattaaacatataattattttttaataaaattgaccACAATTGGTCggttttacaaaattatttacttttttattattttttaattccaaaatcgaccacatgtggtagatttttttaaaaaaatttaatcatattttttaaataaaaccgaccTCATGTGGTCGGTTCTTAAAAATactttttgattaaattttttaaataaaaccaatcacaagtggtcggttttttattatttttttttaatttttaaaataaataataattaatataaagattattcaaataattattttaaaattttaaaatataaaagcgaccacatgtggttgctttttttttttttaagtaaaaaatcgaccacatgtggtcggtatTTTATGACCACAAGCTGTGATcgacttttctatttttttagtagtgattggAGACTGGTTAGAACGGGTTGTGAAACcatttatttgaaaactaaaacgGATCACAATCAAGGAGTATTTGTTAATTGTTGTTAGTATGTTAGTGTGTTCCgttgattcatgaaaaattcaacctccattaatggagctaAGCTAAAGAAAAGTTGTGTGGAGAAGACAATGTGagggattttttttgtaattatttggtCAATAAAACATGTGTCATTAATTCATTGGACCAATTGTTGCTGATTTGGCAATAGAGATTtgcaataattttaaaaaatttaaagatgaaaaattatgaaaatacccctcaaaaattacgaaaatacccctaaaaaattatgaaaatacccctCAAACGCGTTTTCAATGCGTGTAGCACATGATTTTTGCTGATTCAACAAAAGGTGCTAAAATGATacactttatggctacttgaggtgttAAAAGTGAATAACGTCCACTTAAGATGGTAAAGTGAAAGATGATGCCAAGTTTAGAAGGCTATTGATGAATTTGGCCATTTTTAAAAGATTGGATATACATCTATTGACATTTTAAAAGAGTGATTTGATGTGTGTATGGCTTATGATGATGTAGTATTTTATTGGTagatctttcttcttcttttccccACTAGAATAGTAAACTAAAAATATCACGACAAAAACAATATTAATTGAACTATTTCTAGGCTAAGAAAAGTTGACAACTTAGATTatggaaaaattcaaaaataattaactaaaaggctagattaaaagaaaaatacattattttgtaacttctttttctttggaaatgaaataaaattgtaTGCTAAAATGTTCTcttgttataattatattataattgtGTGTCTTCAAAATTTATAGAGGTAATTAACTCTAAAACctccataactttctctttcatCGATATTTGATGTTGCTCAATGCCTCAATATATCTgttaaatatgaatgcatttgtACAAAAAAAGAATGCTCTATGTTGatctttacatttttttctactttattgttttatattgttgtttttaaatttcacactttataacttttttttttcttggagttaataactcaaatttCCACTCAACTTATGAATTTtctctcagaaagtcactcaattttgatttttactctgaaagtcactcaactatgaGTTCTTTTCTCATAAAGTCATTCAACTTTAGTTTTTACTCTAAAAGTCACTCAAGTAAGAGTGTCTTAGTTACAAAGTTACTcctatttaattgatttttttcgttaaaatttgcaaacatgtaatttatatttaaaataatatttttaataaacaaaaatgaTTTTCATTTAAACAATCAATTTAATGACCCGctcatatccaaaattcatttaaatgatttaaatgtatatCTTTTTCATATCTTAGAATTTTAGTTTTACGAATATTTCTCGCAATTTTCTTGTCCAATGATTACTCTATATTCTAAAGTATATATAGTCATATAGATCATCAATTAATATCCTAAAATCACAATCAtttgattgtataatttttgcTGCTAATTTTACCTCGTTGCAGTGTATATGTTATAATGTTACTAATGTTTAATAACATTTGctaatgttttatatcatatcatTTCAGTTTAAAATCTATACCGTTCCCTTTTATCAACTTATTAGGAATAGAATTCACTGGATTTATTTGATACATCTGTATATTATACAAGTGGTAATACAAAAAAGTTGCATTATTATTGGAAAGTCAATTTTGTAAATAAGTATCATGTTGAAAGTTAATTAAATCTAATTATCTAAATGAGTATGAttctgaaaatcttaaaaattaatattaatattataagtGAATTGATCTAAACTTTTAacgatattttaaaatttcatagggttaaatataaagtaaacatgaaaatatctaataatatgattcaaatgattttttttttatttcttttagaattttgatttttaataaaatttcatgttAGCAaatgttaattttaaaaattaattaaataggtTGAGTGACTTTATAAGTAAAATACTAATAGTTAAGTGGCTtctgaaataaaaatcaaagttggGTGACTTTCTAAGAGAAAATCCTAAGTTGAGTGACTCTTTTTGAGAGAAAAGTCATAAGTTCAGTGATcatttaagttattaactcttttttggggggggaggggggggggggtgtgtttttttgtcaattttaaaaaaaaaaaaaaacttcctaaagttgtataaaattaaaagtaTCAAGATTAATTCTAAATTGAAATCATTAGCAAGCTCAAAAAGAAACAAAACTTTAATCACGTCAATTGCACCCCAAATTCAAGTATCAGATTGAAAGAAAAGCaatgaactgaaatcaaatcaacatacataccaaataaataattatttgggGACAATTTTATATGTTTACTCGTTACATTAATCGAAAATAATACTTAACATTGACTTTCAAACAAATAATTGCATTCAATTGGCATAAGCATATTAATGCCTAATCAAATGTACAAAAACCTCAATCCAGATCCTTCAAACTTTTGTTCAATAATATGGTTGAGTTTCTCAGTCATCTCTGTAGTAAAATAATTCGTCCAGTCTCCAACTTCCCCTTTACGAAAGAACACTTTATATTCCATTTCACTGGCTGACGATTTCCCATTTTTATTCACCTCCAAATTACTCAAATTCTCAAAGCTGCACATTCTTACTATTTGATCCACCACTCCATGATTTTCTTCCTCTATAGAAAATGGACATTCCAAGAATTCAGCCAAGCGTTTAAGATGAAGTTTGGGTTGCGTTTTAACTTCTTCATACATCAAGAAAAGTACTTTATTAGGCTTTTCAATGCTTTGTTTCCAATAATCCAATATGTGATTCCAAAATGGACCAAAAGGGACCACtcctttacaaaaaaaatcaaacatttcTTCAATGGAATTAGTATCTTTATGATGAAGTCTTAAATTGTTTGCAAAATGCAGGGTAGAAATAAAAGTATCCCTTGGATTTCTACATAAGTAAACAAGTTtgtttcttgaatcttgaacagACTTTGGTAATGATGTATAGGGCAAATGAGTTGACAAGAGTCTAGGCGAAGTGAAGAATGAAAAATTAGGGTTATGACcaagttcaaattcaaaggaTGGCACAAGTTCATGAGAGTTCTTGACAAATAAAGGgtgattttgttcaaaaatagAATATTTCTTTCGATTTATTAGAGCAAATAAAAGTGATTTTAACCAAGTGGTTCCTGATTTAGGATTTGTAACAAGGATAATATCGCTATCACGAGCTTGAAATTGTTGTTGACATGCAATCATACCTTGGATTACTATTGGTATCATCCAAACACCTTGGTAATTGTAGATATATGATCCAATCCATCCTTTTTCTTTGGGTAGGATGGATATCAAGTTTTTACACTCTTCACTTATACCATCCTCTCGTAAATATTTGGGAAGAAGTGGTGAAGTTTCAAATGTTGTCATGATTTTGAGGATTGAGTATTTTGTTCTTGTTTGTATGATGAAGGTTTTATCATAAGCGtgcatatatatagagagaaagaTGGGACTCATAAGGGTATTATACTAACAAAGTTGTTGCGAAGCATATCAAATAGTATGTAATGTAACTTTCAAATGGTTCAACTATTTGTTCATTGGATCAGCCTTGCGACATTTAACGCTTGACCACAATTTCCTCTATGCTTGTCACGTATTTGATATTATAGTCTTCGCTTTCAATATTTTTACCTATACAGTTATATCATGTCTCCTTACATTTTATGCATAGTATAATATACCATTACGACATAGTAATTGAAATGCGAGTTTAATTTGTTTTCTCAATCTACATTTAATAAAGCATGAGTTAATAATCTTCTCTTCAATATATATTACTGTATTTCATATGATTGGAAGAACAATTTGTACAATGATTTTACAAATTGTGAATTTAAATATCAATTTGACAGTTAGGTATAGTCAAACTCAAATATGAGATTCTTAATTTGTtcggaaaaaaattaattatacgtactaaaaaaaaaatgtgttgttGTTAATAAATTAACACGTAGGACAACAGTAATGGTCCATGGATAGATATTTAATAGAAGTATAAACACAAAGGAGTAAATTGTTCAGAAAGAAATCTGTAATATTATAgtatttgttataaaataataaagaataaagaagaagagtagagagaacagagaataattcttatttctcttgagcaTGAGAGATCATCTTTAGAATTTATCCCTtgtaaggataataaacaagtttctcAAAAACtctatatgcttcaagcattttgaatcctttaggaatAACACTTGTTTTAATGAGAACtaaacttcatgtgttggtctaaagtatgatatattgcatataaTAACACTTGTTTGCATTAGACCAAAGATTATGATTAATTCCTCTCTCTCAATTAGTTCAAGGTTAGGAACCAAATATTCCATCTAAAAGTTTTTGATAtgtggtatatgattaatgaatacaccatgatgcacaaagatggatttctcaaagaagatagaggatatatgttagttttcctaacataaggaagACATTATAAGCAGCTagaaaatatgttaggaattatcatcagatcctcattcaaagataattcaagtcaaatgccaaaaACATCTCACATTTAAGCTgtaagtgctcttattttgtgtccctaaaggataaagtttatgcatgcgtgaagcat of the Capsicum annuum cultivar UCD-10X-F1 chromosome 11, UCD10Xv1.1, whole genome shotgun sequence genome contains:
- the LOC107848400 gene encoding cytosolic sulfotransferase 9 isoform X1: MSPIFLSIYMHAYDKTFIIQTRTKYSILKIMTTFETSPLLPKYLREDGISEECKNLISILPKEKGWIGSYIYNYQGVWMIPIVIQEVKTQPKLHLKRLAEFLECPFSIEEENHGVVDQIVRMCSFENLSNLEVNKNGKSSASEMEYKVFFRKGEVGDWTNYFTTEMTEKLNHIIEQKFEGSGLRFLYI
- the LOC107848400 gene encoding uncharacterized protein LOC107848400 isoform X2 produces the protein MSPIFLSIYMHAYDKTFIIQTRTKYSILKIMTTFETSPLLPKYLREDGISEECKNLISILPKEKGWIGSYIYNYQGVWMIPIVIQEEENHGVVDQIVRMCSFENLSNLEVNKNGKSSASEMEYKVFFRKGEVGDWTNYFTTEMTEKLNHIIEQKFEGSGLRFLYI